GACCATCTGTATCTCTGCATGCTGTTAGTTCGCCTcttttcaccctgtttgttcttcagtggtcaggaccctacaggactgaccaccagaCAGAGCAGACTGCAGTACTTGGgtgtagatcagacacagcagtgttgctggtgtgtttaaacactgtgtccactcactgcctTTGTTGGTCCAGCTTGTAGATTAAGGTAAGGTCAGAGACTGAAGCTCATATAGTGGAGTTCATTACAAACCGAGGGTGGTCattatattctgatatgactgtatgtaaatatatggaTGATGGATAACTGTAGGTACCCAAGTTCGTCAATAGGAAATTTTGATGTAACAGCAGCGAGAATTCAGGGCCTCGCTCGGAATTACCGCTATTCAAAGCCTATAAAATGCTCGGGCCAGCCCAAGTGTGTGtgaatcctgtgtgtgtgtaaatgtaggTGTTTTGCTGTCCGgaagtgtgtgcttgtgtgcatCACTGTGGGTTAGACGTGCATGTGTGTCCCATGTCCCCCCCTTTTGTTCACACGGTGCTCTCCAGCATCCACTCGGTGCTGCTGAAAGTGACCCTGCGGCTGGTGGGTGGCGAGGCCTCAGTGTTCAGGTTAGAGCTGGACTTGTGCCTGCGGGTCCGCGCCCGCCGGGGGTAGCTGTGGCTCTGGAACAGGGCGTAATCGCCATCGAATGAGAAGCGGTGCCTGGTCCTAGCCAGCTCGCCCGGCAGCAGCCCTATACCGCCCAGCGCCCCCTTCCGGCTGTCCCGGGGCCGTGGCGGGGGCATGTCCTCGCCCACCTTGGAGCCAATCAGGCACAGGGACATGGTGGAGCCTGTCAGGCTGCTGTCCGTTTGAGTGTCCTCAGAAGGGGGGTTGCCCAAGCTTGCCCGGCGGGACGCCGGCGGTAACGGGGCGGGTGCAGACCCGGATGTGGCGGGTGCTTCCGGGCTCAGCAGAGGCAGCTGCACCTTGAGCTCCTCTTGGGTTTCGTTTTCCAGGCTAAGAAGCACCAGGGCCTTGCAGTCCGTCCCAGCCTGGGACTCCCTTCTGCGGGTCCGCTCCTCGCCCCCCTGCGACTGCTGCTGCTTCGACCCAGAACGGCCAGTGCGGTTTCCGTTGGTCTGCGAGTGGCCAATGATGTTAGCACTACCGCTACTGCCACCGTTGGCACCTGCAGTACCGCTAGCCTTGGCCTTGGAGCTATCGTAGGCTTTGTAGCGGATCATAAGAATGACAATGAAGACCAAGACCGAGGCTACGATGACTCCGccgatgatgatgatcatggtGCCGCCCAGGAACTGGCTGTGGACGAAGCGGCACTGGCCGGCTTCGGGGGCCGTACGGAAGTGGACGCAGCCCACCACTCGCGTGGCCGTCAGAGAGGTGATGCCGTCGTCATAGACAGccagcacacacagctcgtACTCACGACCGGCTGCGAGGTCACTTATCCTGAAGGTCTTGCTCTCCGATGGGAtcatcctgagagagagagagagagagagagagagagaaagaaaatataAGGAATAGAtagtcagagagacagacagttcgatagatagatagacagacagacagacacataggtAGCTAGACAAATTggtagataaacagacagacaggtaggtaggtagacagACATATGAGATGAAAGAGAGGATCGaataaagggaaagagaaacaGATAGTGAAGGATAAGACAGTATATGTGAAGAGGGtagagagatacagacagacagagagagagagagagatcaatgATATCAATACAGAGAAGAGGGAGATGAaggaagagggaaagagagaacagACAGGCCGACTGACAGCCATGGAGAAACACACCTGTTGTTGGCTTCTGTTTGGGCCCTAAGCTGAGTCTTCTAATCCTTCAGCCTGAGCTTCAGTGTTTAAGTGTGATTATGGTCTGATACAGTTCGGCCTTCAGCGCTTCGAGTGCTGAACTTTACAGGCTATTTTAgcactgcagcaaaaaaaaaaacgctgttGAATAATGAAAACAGCACCTTCTGATTTTCTTCAATGTTCCTGATGAGTAACCTTTCAGGTCTTATCCCAGCTAAGGAGGCAATTCAGTGAACTTTAGACATTAAAACCAGAAACAACCTCAGTAAACACTCTAATACACAAAAATACTAATTATTAGTCCAAGAATAATCTCAACATCACTTGAAAAAGCAAAGAAGACACTCCATTTACTCTTATacacttcaataaacactcctttacactagaataggagatattagtctatacacacctcaataaacactcctatacactagaataggagatattagtctttaaacaccctcaataaacactcctatacactagaataggatatatcccataaacacactcgataaacactcctatacactagaataagagatattagcccataaacaccttaataaacactcctatacactagaataggagatattactccacacacacacacctcaataaacactcctatacactagaataggatatatcccataaacacactcgataaacactcctatacactagaataagagatattagcccataaacaccttaataaacactcctatacactagaataggagatattagtctatacacacacctcaataaacactcctatacactagaataggagatattagtctatacacacctcaataaacactcctatacactagaataggagatattagcccatagacacctcaataaacattcctatacactagaataggagatattactccacacacacctcaataaacactcctatacactagaataggagattagtctataaacaccctcaataaacactcctatacactagaataggatatatcccataaacacactcgataaacactcctatacactagaataggatatatcccataaacacactcgataaacactcctatacactagaataggatatatcccataaacacactcgataaacactcctatacactagaataggagatactagtctataaacacccttgataaacactcctatacacaaggagatattagtctgcaaacacctcaataaacactcctatacacaaGGAGATATTAggccataaacacctcaataaacactcctttaCATTAGAATACGAGATATTAggccataaacacctcaataaacactcctttaCATTAGAATacgagatattagcccataaacacctcaataaacactcctctaCTGTAGAATAAGagattagtctataaacaccctcaataaacactcctatacactagaatgagatattagtccataaacacctcaataaacactcatacactagaataggagattaGTCCATAACCCCCCCCATAAACACTCCTCTACattagaaatagaaatattattagtgcataatgaaataaatatggaATGTGGGACCTCTGATCTGATCCAAATGGGCTACAGCTCCCAGCTCCTGACTAGAAAATATGTGACAGCAAGCTTCAACTCTCAGAAGCCGATGATGTGTGAATCTCTACAGAAGAGGTCAACCAGGTCATGCTGCGGAATGACCACATCAGGGTGAGCGATGTCCTCATGATCAGAGGTCAGAGGCTGACGCCAGAGGGAGCTTGAACAGAGCTGCTGTTCTCAAGGACTAAGGAACACGTCCCGTTGGCAGGAACAACGGTGCGGGTACGATACCTCCACAGGAGAGAAGTGAAACATGCCTGGAGCAATGTTAAAATTTAAGATTCTTTTAGCTGAATTATTTTCCCCCTTCCGAGCTGTGAAATGCCACGGGAACAGAACCGAACGCAAACTGTCACAAGTTAAGATGCTGTTGATGCTTCTCACAACGGCGGCCTTTGTTGCAGGCAGTTGCTTAACGGCCTTGGCCCAGTGGGTTAGGTTTAGTCTAAGTTAAAGGATATAAGTTAGCAACTTCTCACaatgaaatattatatatatataaaggtgtAAAGTCATTCCTAgttggtttggtgtgaaaagcTTCGTTCTGAAGTAACCCActcagtcagaattgttcacactGGACAACAAGACAACATGCAATGCCCAATTCCTGAGACACTAGTTTTTAAATAAAGCTTGTGTCATATGCCACCAATTGAGGACCAAAATATTCATGGTGGAGGCATACATTGAGGACAAAATAGTCCCAGAAAGGgtctcagagtggctcagtggtccaATTCCATACCACTATGGCCCTGTAGTCTaaagtttgaatcccaagccatggcgaagctttgccatcagcagccggaaccagagagagcacaattggtcatgccctctctgggtgggtagatggcgctctctcccctcatcagtcTTAAATCTTCTTCCAGTCATTGATTGGGACTCAGACTTCAGTCTTCATCCTGAAGTCTAGGCCGACAACTTACTGAAATTGACTTGACTGTTTTGGTGACTCAGGTCGAGACGAATAAGGCATTGATATCTCGGGCAAACGTTCATGTCTGTGCTTCCGCCTGGCTTTTCCATTTTTCCTAGAGACTGTTATGACGAGGCCTGCTGGAGGCGCAGTTTACACTCGGATGTACCTACATTCTACCTACATTCTCAAATACAGAGCTGAACCGCCCTCCAGTCTTGTTTAATGCTAACGTTGACTGGGTGTCGAATGGCTGCCCCCCACAGGCTAGAAAACCTTGCTCCACTATTCAAATGTAACTACTTGTTCCTAGATAGCCATTTTAtgtactatccaaacccacgaGTGAACCTACACATGTAGTCCTCGGAGTTTGGAACGCAACGTTGGTCAACGATATTGACGTTTTCTTTGGGGACCATTTTGCTGCACATCGCCCTACACGTACTTTGCAGAACTGTGCATTAATAAGGTTCTGCTGTTGACCTACACAGCCCTACAGGCCTTGCCCCCCAGTACCAGAGTAACCTCATCTCCTTTTTTGAACTAAGTAGGTCACACCTACTTGCCCAGCTAACATGCCCatgcctgtatgggtagcccaactaggaagcagaaagttttgtccacagGTTCCACAATGGCCCCACatttggatgcccaccagggtcagtttCTGTAGAAGGAACCCTGTAATTACGTAGAAATACACCACATGGGGGAAACGAcaatcccccccccctcaaTTAGAAATGCagcctccctctcgctctcctgAGCTTTGGACAGTATGTAGGCCGCTTGCCTGGTGCCGCGCCTGATCCTCCTATACTTACAGGCCTGATTTCACACCACTGGAATCTTTGAAGTTTCGACATCTCCTACAGCGCTTTCGCCATACTTCCCCAGATGCATTCCTTAATGGTGCCTTTGAAAGCAGCTGTGCTGAATGCTAATGGCTGTGAGGGCGGTTCGGCTGCTGCAAATGCTTCCATtctggcctttttttttctcactaaATGGAGAGCCAGCATTTTTCACTGACGTAGATCTGTTCtagagaggacttgggtgatgTTTGAAACCCTATTCAAGCTTGTGAGATGGAGAGCCATTCAGATTGCCCCATTCGCGTAATGGAAGTTGAGCGTCTAATGCGTCCAGCTGGGTGGACTAAGACAAATGacttcctcctcctgctgctcaaGTTCTCCTGCTTGGTCCAAAAGCCCAAGAAGAAGAACTAGGAAACCATATCACCCCACGTCTATAAACTCTACATTAGCTAGCAGTTAAATTCTGCAGTTGACCTACATAGCTCTACAGGCCTTGCCCCTCAGTACCTGAGTAACCTCATCACCTACTTGCCCAGCAACATGCCAATGTGGGGCCTGTGTGGGTcgcccaactggaaaccagaaagtTGTGACCTGGGGTTCCACGTTGGCCAACATATGGATGcctaccagggtcagtgatgtgaccaggaggggttaaacatgggccccatttaGGTTGTACCCTGCAAACGGGGTCTAGATTGGACCCaagtgagattaaggtgggcagCCACCCCGAGCACATGCCTATTATTAACTTCCCAGCTTTTGGAAGTTCTCACCTTGacatctaggctgaaaacttaCTGAAATTGACTTGTTTAGTCAAACTTTTGGTGACCCAGGTTTGCTGACGGTGAGACGAATAAGGCACTGATATCCCAGGGAAGGTTCATGTCTGTGCTTCCGCCTGGCTTTTCCATTTTACCTATAGGCAGTTAAGATCGACGTTGACTGGCATGCCCTCCAAAGCAACTTCAGTGTTATGAACCTTTTTCCAGCCAGGCCCGGAAAACCTTACCAGCATGCTCCACTTCACTAATCCCACTGATCACTGATCGAACCCCAAGGAGTCCTCTTGGTTCCTCTGAAGGCTCCTTCCCTTCGCCTTAAGGAAGTCCTTCCTCTAGCTTCCTCACTAGAGGCtcagacccggatctctgtaaatcCGGCCTGGGACAGCATTCGCTGTTCAAagagctatataaataaacctgACTTGACTTTGAGGCACACCGTGGTTTCTAGGACATGCTGACGCACCGTAGTTGTTCATTTAACACTGGCGATTTTCACCGGAGAAAAAAAGCCTTCATGACAAACATCTGGGCGTGCTTACAAGGTATTTAAGCATATTAACAAACCCATCTCCTTTTATATGCTAATCTTGCAAACTACCCATGCCCCCCACCCCTTTTACTGTATTAGCGGCCTCCTACATGGGATTTTCAATAAACGCTCTCTTCCATGTTCGCACACCCTCTAACACTGCGGCGCTGCCAACATCTAGATCCTCGTGATTAACACGGCCTCTTACACAAGCTTCCGACAAGACCAcccccacatacacactttCCCTGCCTTCCTCTGACATTTGAGGATATTGCAAAAGGAgctagcagcaacaacagctaGACAGACCCGTGCTATGCAGCTCCAGCAGGCCTCATAGGCAAGTCTGTCCACTTGTTTGCAGTCTCGCTGCTAATTCTACAAGGCCGTTGGATATGCAGTGACACCCCTGGTAGCAAGAAGTGTACCCCTAATTCTAGAACGAGCCACATACATGTGTATATCCAAACCATTGACCATACAAATGACCCACAAATGACGTTCTTTTTGGAGGGAAGTGATCCCACACAGATGCTAACTTGCATATTATATTACGGATATGGTCATTTTTGTATAAAATCTTGTATAAAATGGTTTCGCCTGCGTTGATATTTATGAAATAGGGCCGAGCCCCAGCTGACCACCCCTTTCACAAAAGTCAATGATGTTAGCATCTTTATTCAGACTGCATCTGCCCGTGCTAATGCTGCTGCACCTCATCCATATGCTGCAACTGCAACCAGTCAATTCAATCCGGGACCTAATTATTACGCTCCACAGGTGACCAATCAAGGATGCAAGATGCATTTGGTGATAGAGGGGGCATGCAGCAAACTTCATCAGTCAGGATAACGACTACGAAATGTCAGTTTATCAGATTGAACAGCTTCACACACGGCTTCCTTTTAACAACTGGCTTGGACGGGTAGAGGGATTCTTTTAGTATTTGGGGCCCCAAGAccgaatattattattattattattatattgtatatttttaaaatgtatttatttatgtatttatataataatttatattataatttttatataatcaaaaaaaaatttatatacTGCAACGCTAAATacgtttaaaaatatatatatatatatatatatatatcagaattTTGGCACGTCCCTATTAATTGACATCACATTTAGGAAGACTATTAAAAgtatgaaaaatgtaaaaacaaaaacaaacaaaaaaaaaaactcttgtttttgaacattatttaaattatttaatatttgaatTTTAATTGAACGGTAGTCAGAATCTGGACTGTATCCTGGTAAAAATTGTAGCCACATGTGTTTTtacttggtagtcaaatgtgGCTCAGttcagtcagactgaaatccgattgctgtgtgggacgcaatatgcaaatgtgctGGTTGCAGGACAATAATTActggagtttgggttgtactgggaagggttttggtCATGGAATGGGTATTGTGAAGATAGAAGTTTCCACCGCTACAACATGTGGCTCAAAAGCAtgtcagaccacctcctgaagtggttcgagtgatcagatttggatctggtttaaatgaggcTTGGGTGCATTGTTCACACTTGCAGTTTTATGTGGTTTGGcctgatccagatataatccgGATTTATTATCCAGGTGTAAACATGGTGGAGTGGGCTCTAGTTGATCTAGTTTAAATGAATCTCGGGTGTGTTTACAGCTTGGCATGGTGTTTGTGGCCTGGCCTGATCCAGATAAAAATCCTGATTCTCAAGACGCAAGaactgaccaggtgtaaactggGTCTTTTATCGTCTTTACAACAGGCACCCACTCCTCAGAACGACTCCATAACGTACTGGTGTAAGGTATGCTGGCGTCCCcagtggtgtggggtttggactcaagtgcagtttaaactttttgatttattattattaaatgaaactgCCCCTCTTATGGGGtgtgcttggtgactgttgggcttgaactccaAGTGAAGTGTActtccactgtgccaccacagctgcgaggggtggcagtataaacactgatcataagcaacaTAGAAAACGGCGGGAAAACGAACAAACGAAGGAAAAACCAGGAGCgatgtttactcaaacaaaagacagcaactcaaatgcttttctcttttaacttcagcttttcgctgttcacaacttaaccccactgttaccgttcgcccctctacaaaggtgcgacggggaagtgtgtttggctgggtgtatttataccgtgccacacaggtgggtctggtcagcgttgattaccgctggggattctgggccttggagttctttgctccaaccccaccagctttcatactttgctggccgggccccctgctggtggctgacggtacatgctgcctgctcacagtatcaagctgtttttttttttttttaccaaggcTTTCAAAATAAACCGCTGTAATAAATTTGCCCCGGCATCGTCATGTGCAACTACTGCTCACTTCACTTTCAATGGCTCTTGCTCCTGCATTGTGAATTCCACTCTTCCAGACTGGTGTTTGTCAGCGGTTTTATGACTGTGGCCTTTTGAGGCCCCCAGTTTGTGTTGGTTTATAAGCAGCATGTGGATTCAATTGCAATTCACTCAGTTTCTCAGTTTTCACTGACGCTGTACAATGCCTCCACCCTGCAAAGCCATTTAGCGGAAAATTGTTCCAATACACCAGAGGCGATTCGGCTTAGTGCTTTTCATGTCTCTGCCTTCTCCAAAACCACTGATGTTTGTCCTTGAAAAGCAAAAAGCAACATCATACGTTACATGTTTCGGCTGGACTCCGCATTAGGAACGGGTCCGCAAATCCAAGCTCTGCTAAtctttgtaataataataaagagctAATGTCCGATCTAAATCCGATCGAATGCTTGTGCATGTCTGAGCAGCTCATGAGCCGGAGGATTTGTGATTAGCAGCTGGGAGCAGCTCTTGCCAGATGCACGGTATCTGAAATTATTCCGAGGGTTTTAGTCTGCAGCGGAAAGCTCTCCGAGAGGTAATAAATGTCAGCAGTGTTTTACTCCTCGGTGATTGGACGGGGAACTTGGGTGCTAAGCTGCATAATGCAGCATGTGTAGCGATAGGAGTGCTGCTTTCGGCGTCCCTTCGAGAATGGGGAGTGAAATACAGTGCTTTTTGCTGAATCATGAATGCCTTTTATGGCTCCTGTAAATCGGAGGTCTTTCCCTTGTTGGTATGAGAGCAATGTGTTATCCCCCTCTACTGTAGTACTCTACTATCTCACATATAAACATCTCAACTGTAGGCAGACCTGGAGGTAGCATCTGACTGGCAATGCATCTCTAATAACGTTCAGATCATTGGTCACCAGTGGTCCTACCCACTGCAGGTCTTCGTTTGACCCAAGAAGAAGCTCATCTCTTCAGGGATCAAGGCtgacatgggtggaacatgggttCCAGGAGGGCATGGGCAATctttacagcccaccctaatatcacttgggtcccatctagacccTGTGTGcaatgtacaacccagatggacTCAAGTTTACCCCCCCCTCCTGGTCCCGTTACTGGTGGGCCAACATTGGAACCCATGGACGAATCCAAGGactaaccatacaggccccacgtTGGGATGTTTCAACCCTATGACATACAGAGTGGTTCCTTACCTGTAAACCAACGTGTCGTCCATGGTGCTGTTGTACTGAATCTGGTACATCCTGATCCCAGGGATGTGTCGCTCAGACGGCCAATGGATCATGGCCGAGTTGGAGGTCAGCTCATCCACCACCACCCTCTTGTCCTGCTTGGTGTCATTGTTGCCAGATTTGGTGGAAGTGGTTATGTCAGAGAGGCCAGGGTCCGCCTCCCTCATGTGACCGGTGTTGTTGACGAACAACGGCAGCGGGATCATGTTGATGTCCACGGCCGCCGTGGCGATGCCGGCAGCATTGGAGGCGACGCAGTTGAACGCCCCGCTGTCTTTCAGGGTGGTGATCAGGATGTCCAGAGTGCCGTTGTCATACAAGATGGTTCGCGAGTTATTGTGCACCAGCTTGCCATCAGGGAAGCGCCAGTGAATGGCAGGGTCCGGGTCTCCCATGGCCTTACACTTGAGGGTGACGCCTTGCCCCTCCATCACATAAGGCTTGGTGGAATGGTGCTTGATAATGAGCGGGGGCTCACAGATAAACTCCTCCTCCTGAATGGACCAGAAGTACTTGTCCATCAGGTGGTCAGGTGAGGCGCAAGTCTCCAAGTCGTCCTCTCGCGTAAGCCTGCGCAACCACAGCAACTCGCAGTTGCAGTGAAGTGGGTTCCCGCCAAAACTCACAGTCAGCCGGGAGGAACTGGACGAACCTTTGGGGTCCGACAGCACCTGGGCATGCTGAAAGAGGCTGTCCGGGGGCAGTTTCTGCAAGCGGTTCGAGGTCATGTCCAAGcgaaccagcttggtcaagagGGTAAACGTTCCTGCTCCTATGTGGTCAATAAGATTGTGATCCAGAGTCAGAGTGTTTATGTTGGTCATCCTGGCAATAGCCTCCCAAGGCAACGTCCTCAGGTTGTTATAAGACAAATCCAAGTCCTCGATAGTGGACACAAACTCATCAAAAGAGGACGGGTCAATTTGGTGGATCTGGTTGTTGCCCAGGATGAGATGTCGCAAGTTGATCAAACCCTTCAGCTGGTCGTTCCTTATCTCGGTCAGTCGGTTACCGTCCATGTGAAGTGCCCTCAACGCCCGGAGTCCCACAAAGGCGTGCGGGGCGATCTGGCTGATGGTATTCCGGGACAACGTCAGGTGAACCAAGCTCGTCATGTTGTAGAAGTCCTTCCGGCGGACGGCCGTGATGAAGTTGTCCGTCAGCCTCAGCTCCACGGTTTTGCGGTCAATCGTCGGGGGCACGAATAGGAGGCCGGTCTTGGCGCATAGCAGGGTCAGGGTCGGGGAAATTGTCTGGCAGATACAACGCCCCGGGCAGTGTTGCCCCCGCACCAAAACCCCCAACAGCATTACGTACAAAACGAAGCGCTCCATGGTTTATCAGCTTCCTGGTCCTGTGGAGAACAGCAAACAGAGACACTCATCAGAACTTTCATGAAAGCATGCAAATTTGCTCAGCGCTCCGTGATCTCCAAATAGCAACATTTCAGGAGATAAGAAAGCTGAGTTCTCCATTGTTTTGACATGATAATCAACTTCCAGATTGCTCGTGCTGTTTCGATATTGGACCTGGAGGTTTTGTTTCTCTGCGTTTGCTTTGTTTTCAGATCTTATCGAGTGAATTATCACCAGGTTGACAGGACTTTCATACTGTAACACTCCCGGGGGGCACAAAAGTGACACAAGCAACAAGACAAGCAGCAACATTTATTTGGGTCTACGTAGCAACTCATGCTCATGCAAAGATAAATTATtgacaacaataaaaaatagaAGCTCGTTGACTTTGATTGAGCTTCAAATGCTAAGAAATGCTAAAGAATTGCTAAGTAACCTCACAAAGCATGCTTCCCATGCTTCACTAATAACAAAAGTCTCATTCTACCACTGTGGTGGAGTTAGAAAGttgatacactgtatggacaaaagtattgggacacttcatttctctttttaaatttcttctgaaatcaaggcttttgttggagtaactgtctctactgtgcagggaagaagactttctactacattttggagaagcattgctgtgaggatttgattgtaagagcgttagtgaggttggattatgatcaccaccccacctttaTGTCAgtttatgtcagtgtttaattGGTCTCCTGTCCTAAGATTTGTATCGCCCAAGGCTGGGCTGTCAGATTTTTAGGGATGTCCAACAAACTACCACAATAATTAGGCCGTAGCTGCTGGGCTTCTGGGCTTCTGGGCTACTAGGCCCGCCGCTTTGTGGACTGCAGCTGAAGTGGACAGATATGATGCGAATGGGCGTATTCAAGTGCTTTGTTTACTATCACGAAAAGGCTCCAGAGATGGAGCCAAGTGTTCTCTTTCCAGCACCCAGTAAAGGAGGTGTTGCTGAGAAAAGACCAGACCAGAAGCTGAAGCATTACCCTGTACATGACTCCTGCCTCAGCCCACTGTGAAGATTTCCAAGGGGAGATAAGGTCCTCTCTTCAGAAGTGCTTATTAAAGTTCAAGCGTTTGAGCGCAATGGGTTTTTATGTTCCTGGTCCAATTCTGGCCGACAGCAAGCACCGGGCAATTAGGCACCTTAATTGTACGACAGATTGCAGCAATAAACCCGAAGGTACATAAAATACCCAAAATGGCCCGGGCCACAGCTCCATCAGGTCGTGATATGGTTTGGTAGGTCTCGTGTCGGGGGCCGTGTTCCCTCTGTCTGATCCTCATTCAGCGGTATTGATTTCTCTCCAGCAGGAGCATACATCAGCAGCATCAGGGCTAAgggaggagggggtggagaATGGAGTTCCTGGCTGCAATAACAAAAGGTCCTCAAAGGAACCTGAACCTCCATATCTGCCATATCAGGGCCTTTTTAATGCCTTTCACTCTAAGAGGGCTTTCAGCTGCTGCTATGTTTCTTAAGATGCCCACATGGGCCGTAACCAACCAAGACCTGGTGACTCACCTCCCACGGCGAGTCCCAGTCGCCGACTGCTTGGCCATCACCATTGCTTGTGTTTAACCAGGGCGGATGTAAAGTAGGCTTCCGGAAGCTCTGGTAGGATACACGGCCTACCGTCATTAGGCACTGAGTCACACTCTGATAACGGCTAACCCGCGTGTTAAGGAGAAT
The sequence above is drawn from the Salminus brasiliensis chromosome 11, fSalBra1.hap2, whole genome shotgun sequence genome and encodes:
- the lrfn1 gene encoding leucine-rich repeat and fibronectin type III domain-containing protein 1, producing the protein MERFVLYVMLLGVLVRGQHCPGRCICQTISPTLTLLCAKTGLLFVPPTIDRKTVELRLTDNFITAVRRKDFYNMTSLVHLTLSRNTISQIAPHAFVGLRALRALHMDGNRLTEIRNDQLKGLINLRHLILGNNQIHQIDPSSFDEFVSTIEDLDLSYNNLRTLPWEAIARMTNINTLTLDHNLIDHIGAGTFTLLTKLVRLDMTSNRLQKLPPDSLFQHAQVLSDPKGSSSSSRLTVSFGGNPLHCNCELLWLRRLTREDDLETCASPDHLMDKYFWSIQEEEFICEPPLIIKHHSTKPYVMEGQGVTLKCKAMGDPDPAIHWRFPDGKLVHNNSRTILYDNGTLDILITTLKDSGAFNCVASNAAGIATAAVDINMIPLPLFVNNTGHMREADPGLSDITTSTKSGNNDTKQDKRVVVDELTSNSAMIHWPSERHIPGIRMYQIQYNSTMDDTLVYRMIPSESKTFRISDLAAGREYELCVLAVYDDGITSLTATRVVGCVHFRTAPEAGQCRFVHSQFLGGTMIIIIGGVIVASVLVFIVILMIRYKAYDSSKAKASGTAGANGGSSGSANIIGHSQTNGNRTGRSGSKQQQSQGGEERTRRRESQAGTDCKALVLLSLENETQEELKVQLPLLSPEAPATSGSAPAPLPPASRRASLGNPPSEDTQTDSSLTGSTMSLCLIGSKVGEDMPPPRPRDSRKGALGGIGLLPGELARTRHRFSFDGDYALFQSHSYPRRARTRRHKSSSNLNTEASPPTSRRVTFSSTEWMLESTV